From the Amblyraja radiata isolate CabotCenter1 chromosome 12, sAmbRad1.1.pri, whole genome shotgun sequence genome, one window contains:
- the pdzd11 gene encoding PDZ domain-containing protein 11 isoform X2 encodes MSNRVYTEPKGTYDDYQYPVVFLPPYENPPPWIPLHERLHHSDYNNELTQFLPRTVQLKKPSGAQLGFNIRGGKASQLGIFISKVIPDSDADHAGLQEGDQVLAVNDIDFQDIEHSKAVEILKSAKEIIMRVRYFPYNFRRQKERTVH; translated from the exons ATGTCGAATCGTGTATACACGGAGCCAAAAGGTACTTATGATGATTATCAGTATCCAGTTGTGTTTTTGCCACCATATGAGAATCCTCCTCCCTGGATTCCACTGCATGAG AGGTTACATCACTCCGATTACAACAACGAGCTGACCCAATTTTTGCCTCGCACAGTCCAGCTGAAGAAACCCTCTGGGGCTCAG CTTGGGTTTAACATCCGAGGGGGAAAGGCCTCACAGCTTGGCATCTTCATATCAAAG GTAATTCCCGATTCTGACGCAGATCATGCAGGTTTGCAAGAGGGAGATCAGGTTCTTGCTGTAAATGACATTGACTTTCAAGACATAGAACACAGTAAA GCTGTTGAGATCCTGAAATCTGCCAAAGAGATTATAATGCGGGTTCGCTACTTTCCATATA ACTTCCGAAGGCAGAAGGAAAGGACAGTTCATTAA
- the pdzd11 gene encoding PDZ domain-containing protein 11 isoform X1, with the protein MSNRVYTEPKGTYDDYQYPVVFLPPYENPPPWIPLHERLHHSDYNNELTQFLPRTVQLKKPSGAQLGFNIRGGKASQLGIFISKVIPDSDADHAGLQEGDQVLAVNDIDFQDIEHSKAVEILKSAKEIIMRVRYFPYSSVFQTSEGRRKGQFIKRRFHRWPSKRITAP; encoded by the exons ATGTCGAATCGTGTATACACGGAGCCAAAAGGTACTTATGATGATTATCAGTATCCAGTTGTGTTTTTGCCACCATATGAGAATCCTCCTCCCTGGATTCCACTGCATGAG AGGTTACATCACTCCGATTACAACAACGAGCTGACCCAATTTTTGCCTCGCACAGTCCAGCTGAAGAAACCCTCTGGGGCTCAG CTTGGGTTTAACATCCGAGGGGGAAAGGCCTCACAGCTTGGCATCTTCATATCAAAG GTAATTCCCGATTCTGACGCAGATCATGCAGGTTTGCAAGAGGGAGATCAGGTTCTTGCTGTAAATGACATTGACTTTCAAGACATAGAACACAGTAAA GCTGTTGAGATCCTGAAATCTGCCAAAGAGATTATAATGCGGGTTCGCTACTTTCCATATA GCTCTGTATTTCAGACTTCCGAAGGCAGAAGGAAAGGACAGTTCATTAAAAGGAGGTTCCACCGATGGCCATCTAAAAGGATCACTGCACCATAG